Sequence from the Myxococcales bacterium genome:
CGCCATCTACCGACGCAACCAGCTCTACTGCACCGGCACCCTCGTGGCGAAGAATGTCGTCGCCACGGCGCTGTACTGCGTGTCAGAGCGCGACGAAGCGGCCCGCACGGCGGTCCCCATGCTCGGCGATCGGGTCCGGCCCACGGAGCTCACGATTCGCATGGGCACGAAGCCGACGAGCAAGACGAGCGCGACGGTCTCGAAGGTCATCGTGACCGATCCGGTGAAGGCCGAGTCCGGCGTCACGGTGCCGATGACGTCCAACAACATCGCGTTCCTCTACGTCCAGCCGGTCGATCCGGCCTTCTCGAAGATCGTCCCGCGCCGCGTCGCGACGCGCTCCGTGGAGCAAGGCTCGACGGTCACGGTCATCGGCTACGGCGGCGCCAGCGAGCAAGTCGTCCGCGGCGGCACCCCGGAGCGCCTCCGCAAGGACGTCGAGGTCAAGCTCAGCGTGAAGGAGCGCGGCCAAGACGCCGAGGGCACGTTGGAGAACGGCCAAACGGTGACCTGGAAGAACAAGTCCCGCGAGTTCGTGACCTCCACGGTCGCCTGCGGCGGTGACAACGGCGGCCCGGCCTTCGACAGCCAAGGCAGCCTCGTGGGCATCGTGTCCGCGGTCATCGGGAGCTGCGTCGAGGGTTCGCTCTCGGTCTTCACCGACGTCCCGTCTCACGCGGCCTTCGTGCAGAAGAGCATCAGCGAAGCCAAGACCATCGGTTGCTTGAACGACGACGAGTGCGGCAACGCCACGTCGGGTCAGGTCTGCGACGGCAAGACCAACCGCTGCATGCGCGGTTGCCGCGCCGGCGGAAACGGCTGCGCAAACGGAGCGACCTGCTCGGTGCAGGGCCGCACGTCGGGCGCGCAAGGCATCTGCCGCAGCACCAGCGGCGCGCAAGACGCGAGCGACCCGAGCTACGATCTGGGTGCGTACGTCCCGCCGGCTCTCCCCGGCATGACGTGCCCCGGCAATCCCTTGTGCCCGACGACGCCCGCGACGCGCGAGTGCCGCGTCGACGACGAGTGCCGCGGCGTCAACGGCTCCAAGCCGCGCGTCTGCGACATCCCTGCGGGCCGCTGCCTCGACGGGTGCCGCGTCGCGACGGCCGGCATGTGCGCCGTGGGCCAGGCCTGCGGGGCCTACGAAGAGGATCCGCTCATCGGCATCTGCCAGCTCGCGAAGCCCGCGGCGCCGCCGCCCGGCCCGCCCGCCTCGCCGCCGGTCCTCCAATCGGAGCCGCCCGTCGCGGCGCCCGCCGCGACCACCGAAGCGCCGGCCGTCACTGCCGCCGCGAAGAAGAAGAAGAGCGCCGCGAAGGCCGATGACGGCGGCTGCTCAGTGAGCGCCTCCTCAAACCGAAGCGCGTCCGCTTGGCTCACGCTCGCGGCACCGATGCTCGTCGCGCTGCTGCGCCGCCGTCGTCGCGCCGCCTGACATCTGAAAGCCGCGACGGCGCGGACACGAGGCCCGGCTGCCCGGGCCTCGCGGTCATTTTGTGGATCGACGCGGCGGGTCGACGAGGCGATGTCGCCCAGCGAGACCTTGCTCGCGCGAACGATCCAATCGGCACGGGTCCCAACGCGCGCTCGTGCTGCGAAGCGCACCGAGGCGCCCCGCCGGACAAGTCGCCGAGCTGGCGACCGGCCGTCCTTAGGCGCTCGTGACCATTACGATTTTCGCTCCGGTCGAGGTGCCCATGGTCCAGCGGACTGGACCCCGTTTGCCCCAGTGCCGGCGAACGGCGTCCAGCCCGAGCGGGAATTTGCGCCACGGTAGGTACCTAGGGGTGGTCCGGCGATTGCAGCGACCACCTCGCCATGCGCCTTCGCCTCCTTCTACCCATCCTTGCTGCGACCGCTTTTCCCCTCTCGACGGCCTGCTCGCAGGCAGCCAGTGAGGACGAAGGCACAGAAGATGAGCTCGTCGGCGGCGAAGCCTCGGGCGCGGAAGACGACAACGTCCTCTTGCTCGTCAAGGACGGCAAGCCCCTGTGCACCGCCACGCTGGTTGCGCCCAACGTGCTCGTCACGGCGCACCACTGCCTCGGCATCGCTCGCAACGGGCGCGTCGCGACGACCTTCCAGCCCGGCGAGATCACGGTTCGCCTCGGCGGGACGCCGGGCGAGAAGGCAGCGGCCGTCGTCACGAAGATCTGGCGGCCGCAGGTGACCGAGCCGGCGGCGGCCGGAACGACGGGTGGCGCGGCGACCGGCGGCGCCGCCGGTGCCCCCGGTACGACAGGCACCGGCACGACGCCGACGGAGCCCGCAGCGACGGAAGGCACGCGCATGGAGTCGGCCGACATCGCGGCCGTCCTCGTGCAGCCGCTCGACCCGGCGTTCGATCGCCTCCGCCCGCGGCGCGTCCGCGACCGCAGCATCTCCGAGACCGAGACAGTGCGCGTCGTGGGCTGGAACGCCAACGGTCCCGACGGCCGCATCGCGTCGCTCAAGCGCATGAAGCGCTCCGGCGTCGACGTCCTCGCCGACGCGACTCAAAAGACCAGGGTCGAGTCGCCCTCCGACAGTGCCATCACCGTCACCAACAAGGCTCGCGAGTTCGTGACCGAAGCGGTCGCCTGCCAAGGCGACGACGGCGCACCGGCCTTCGACGATCAAGGCAACTTCGTCGGTCTCGTGGCTGCCGTTGCGGGCCCCTGCGCCGCCGGCTCCCTGTCGGTCTTCACCGACGTGGTCGCTCAGCGCAGCTTCATCACCGGCGTCATCGCAGAGATGCAGCGCCTCGAGTGCGCGACGGACGCGAAGTGCGCCACCGCGGGCCGCATCTGCGACGTGGCGACCTTCAAGTGCGCCGACGGCTGCCGCACCGGCAGCGTCACGTGCGCCACCGGCCAACGGTGCGCGGCGCCGAGCGAGACGGCGGGCGTGCCCGGCGTCTGCAGCACCGGAAGCCCAACCACGAGCTCCGCGGGCGGCGACGCCGGCACCGTCGTCACGCCCATCGGCGATGGCGGCGCATCGACCCCGGCTGCTGCATCATGCACCGATCAGAGCTGCGGCGGCACGACCTCCGCGCCCAAGGTCTGCAACGCAGCGAAGAAGGAGTGCGTCGCTGGCTGCCGCGTCGGCGCTTCACCCGGCATGTGCGCCACCGGCTTCGACTGCAAGGCTTCGGCCGAGGACCCGACCATCGGGTCCTGCCAAGCGAAGGCCATCACTGCGCCCGCCGCGCCGCAGCTCTCACCGCCGGCGCGGGCCTCTGAGCCCGCGGGCTCCGGTGGCGTCTCCACCGGCGAGGACGCGCCGACGTCATCGGCCGGCGCCGATGCGGGCGCCAAGGCCAAGAAGAAGGCGGCCGCGAAGGACGAAGGCGGCTGCGCCGTCGGTCATGTGGGCTCGAAGAGCGCGGCGGGGGGCTTTGCCCTCCTCGCCTTCGCCCTCGCGTGCATCCGTCGCCGCCGCGCGGCCTGATCCCGGGCCAAGCCGCTCCGAATCACGCTCAGCGGCTTAGCTGCTCGTCGCCGACGAATCCCCATCGCGTGAAAGGCGAAGCTGAACGAGCCGCGCCGTCTCGGCGTCGGTCGCGACGTCGGAGTGACACGACGCCTTCGCGCCCTTGGCGGCGCCCACGACCACGCGCGTCTTCGACGCGAGCTTGTGGATCTCTTCCGGCGACAGGACGCCGCGCTGCTCCAAGATCTTCTGCTGCTCTTCCGTGAGCGCGGGGCTCTTGAGGACGCGCTCGCGCGCGAACCCTTCGGCCTTGCCGCTCGCGAACTCCACGATCTCCTTGCTGATGCGAACGCTGCACCAGTCGTGGCCGCACATGCCGCAAAAATCCGTGTCGACATCGAGGTCTTCGTCGTGGAGCGCTCGCGCCGTGTCGCCGTCGAAGGCGAGCTCGAACTGCTTCTCCCAGTTGAGGGCGGCGCGGGCCTTCGTGATGGCGTCATCCCAATCGCGGCTACCGGGAATGCCCAACGCGACGTCGGCGGCGTGGGCGGCGATCTTGTAGGCCACGCAACCTTGCTTCACGTCTTCCGCCTTCGGGAGGCCGACGTGCTCCTTTGGTGTCACGTAACAGAGCATGCTGGCCCCGTGGTACGCGGCGGCCGTCGCGCCGATGCTGCTGGTGATGTGGTCGTAACCAGGAAAGGCGTCGGTCACCAGCGGGCCAAGCACATAAAACGGCGCGCCGTGGCAGAGGCGGCGTTGCACCTTCATGTTCCACTCGATCTGATCGAAGGGCACGTGCCCGGGGCCCTCGACCATGACCTGGCAGCCCTTCTTCCACGCGCGCTCCGTGAGCTCGGCGAGCGTCTCGAGCTCGGCGAGCTGCGCGCGGTCGGACGCGTCGCCGAGGCCGCCGGGGCGAAGGCCGTCGCCGAGGGAGAAGCTGACGTCGTACTCGCGCATGACGTCGCAGATCGCGTCGAAGAGCGTGAACATGGGGTTCTCGCGGCCGTGGACGAGCATCCACTTCGCGAGCAAGGAGCCCCCGCGCGAGACGATGCCGATGAGGCGCTTCTCCACGAACGCGAGGTGCGCCCGACGAACGCCGGCGTGGATGGTGAAGTAGTCGACGCCCTGCTTCGCCTGATGAAGCACCGCGTCCAAGATGACCTTCTCGGAGAGCTCCTCGATCTTCCGGCCGATGATCATCGAGTAGATGGGCACGGTACCCACGGGAACCGTGGACGCACGAACGATGGCGTCGCGACACGCGTCGAGATCGCCGCCCGTCGAGAGGTCCATGATCGTGTCGGCGCCGAAGCGCACGGCGAAGCGCATCTTGTCGACTTCAAGGTCGGTCCCCGACGACACGGGCGACGCGCCGAGGTTCGCGTTGACCTTCGTCCGCGAAGCGCGGCCGATGGCCATCGGGTCGAGGCCGTAGCCGAGGTGAACGCGGTTGGCGGGAATGATCATCCGGCCCGAGGCGACCTCGTCGCGCACCGCCTCCGGCGACAGGTGCGGCTCACGCTCCGACACGCGACGCATCTCGGCGGTGACGACGCCGAGGCGCGCGTGCTCGAGCTGCGTCTTTGCGACGAAGCCCGCCGGCGCGACGGCGAAGCCTGTCTGCTCATCGCGACGCCATCCGTCAGGGAGGAAGTCCCACGCGGTCTTGGCGGACGGCGCCGGCATGCCCGGCGTGTCCGGCGAGCTGTACGCGAGGGGCCGGCCCACGGCCGGCGCGTTGGCGAATGAACCGGGGTTGGTTCCCTCGGCCGCCGTCGACGGATTCAGCGCCCCGCGCAGCGGCAGGTCGGGGAACGCGTTGGACATTGCACCACGAGAGAGTGTCGCCATGCCGGTCAGTTAGGCCGGCGGGCCGGGTGCGGCAATGGAGATCGACGCCGCTAAAGCGCTCTACTTCGTGCCGCCCTTGGGGGGACACGGACCAAAGTCCGGGTTGCAGTCCTCGGGTTTCGCGGCGGGCGCGCTCGGCGCAGCCGGTGCACCCTTCGGATCGCAGGGTCCGAAGTCGGGGTTGCAGTCCGCGGCCTTGGGTGGCGCGCTGCCCGCCGGCGCGGGGGTGCACGGCCCGAAGTCCGGATTGCACGGCTCCGCCGAGCCGCCGGTTGCGGGCGCCGGCGTGCAGGGCCCGAAGTCCGGGTTGCAGGGGGCCGCCGGTGTAGCGCTCGTCGTCGGCGCCGTGGGCAGGGCGGGCTTTTCCGGCACGCGTCCGTCGGGCCACTTGGCGCGATCCGCAGGCGTGCACGGCTTCGGGTCGGTCGGATCGTTTTGCACGCACTCGAGGAGCCACGCTTCGCGCGGAGGGCGATCCTCTTTCGCGGCCTTCGCTCTCGCCACCTCGATGTCACCGGCGACGCCGACGTTCGAGAACCACGGCACCGCCGAAACAAGGACCAACGCGAACGTGAGGATGCCCGCGAAGGGCAAGACCACTTTGTAGAGGCTCGCCACAGGTCTGTTGAACCGGAAGCTCGCAATAAAGAGGTTCAGCCCCAAGGGCGGCATGCAGTAGGCGATCTCCAGGTTCAAGATGAAGATCATCCCGAGCTGGAACGGCGACATGAACTCCTCGGGCCTTCGAATGCCAAGGTCGGCCACGAAGGGCAGGAGCAGCGGCACGGCGACGAGGATCGCGCTGAAGCCTTCCATCAACATGCCGAGCACGAGGAGGAAGACGTTCATCATGATGAGGAACTGCCACTTCTTCTCGATGCCGATCTTCAGGAGGAAGTTCAGGACATCGGTGGGAATGCGCTGGTCGACGACGAACGCCATGATCGCGTTCGCCATGGCGAGGATCATGATGATGGCGCCGGCCATGGCCATGCTCGCCTTGGTGATGCGCCCGAGGTCCTTCTTGAAGGACAAGTCCTTGATGACGAAGAACTCGACGAGCACCGTGAAGGCGGCCACGAGGGCCGCGCTCTCGTCGATGGAGGCGAGGCCGCTGCCGAGGCCAACCATCAAGATGAGCGGGATCAAGAGTTCCCACTTGAGCGCCCAGGTGGCGCTGGCCATCTCGGCGAGGCGAGGAGGCTCGCGCACGACCTTCTCTTTGACCCCGATGTATGCGGCGTAGAGGCTCAAGAGCACAATGACGAGGAGCCCCGGCACCACGACGGCCTTGAAGGCCATCGCGAAGTCGACGTGCGCGACGAGCGCGAAGACCAAGAGCGGCAGCGAATAGGGCAAGAGCAGGCCCACCGAGCCGCCTGTCGTCACGAGACCAAGAGCAAAAGCTTCGGAGTATTTCTGCTTGCGAAGCGCCGGGTAGAGGAGGCCCCCGATGGCGATGATGGTCACGCCGCTGCCGCCCGTGAGGAGCGTGAAGACGGCGCTCGCGACGACGGCAACGATGGCGAGGCCGCCGGGCAACCACCCGAGGTACGAGCGCGCGGCGCGCACGAGCCGGTCGGCGGTCTTCGCCTCGGCGAGCACATAGCCCACGAAGGTGAAGAGCGGGATGGTGACGAGGATCGGTGAATCGGAGAAGTGCGCGTCGAGGATCGGGGGCGAGATGAAGCGGAGGTGCCGGTACTCAGCCTCCTTGTGGAGGAGCCAGGCGAGCTCGGCGCTGCCGCCCATGATGGCGAAGAGCGGCGTGCCCAGGAGCGCGAGCAGCGCGACGCCCGCGGCGACGAGCCCGCCCCAGAAGGCGATGCCGGAGACGGCCGCTCCGCCGATACCGAGACCGACCTTCGCGGCGCGGCTCATGTTGCCCTCGTTCGGCGTGGGCGCGCTCACGAGGCACCTCCCGTCGCGTCGGCGTCGGCGGGTCCGTGAACGAGATGAGGATTCTCCTCCTCGTCGCCGTGCGCCGAGTCGGGGTCGAAGCTCACCTGCCGCGAGAGCACGAGCAGCACACGGAGGACGAACTTGATGCCGATGACGAGGAGGCCGAAGGGAAGAATGAAGTTGAGGTCGCGCACCAAGAGCCCCTGTGCGGCCGCGCCGCCGGGCGCGGACACGGCCGGCATGCGCGGGTTGGCCACGGCCTCGGGCCCGACCATCAAGGCGTCGACGCCCTCTTTGGGAAAGTGCTTGGTCCAGCCGTCGTAGGAGTCCTTGAGCCACGCGTTCCAGGCGCCGCCGGACATGTCGTAGCTCTTGCCGGCGAGCACCCGCGGGAACGTGCTCACGTCGAGCGAAATCTGGCGGCCTAGGAGGAAGAGATCGCTCGCCATGCCTTTTTGCGCCGTGGCGAGGCGCTCGCCGACGGGCGTGTCGCAGAGCTTGCCGCCGCCGCACGAGCGAAAGGCCTCGGCGTTGAACTTCGTGACGGCGATGCCATCGACGAAGGCCCAAGAGGCGGCGAAACACACGGCGGCGGCCGCGAGCCACCCGACGATGGCGATGGGCATCACCGCCTTCTTCGGCAGGTAGCGCGTGGCCACGTCGATGTTGATGTGCTTGCCCTTGGACGTCGCGATCGACGCACCCAAGAGCGCGAGCCACAGCGTGAGCCGCGTCACGAGGCCGCGAAGACCACCGATGAGCATGATGGCCGACGCGTTCTGGATCCACGCGCGCATGTTGGTCGCGTACTCCTGGCCGCCGTTGGGCCAAAGGCGCCCCAAGAAGAGCCCCACCACGGCGGCGCCGGTCACGGCGAAGGCGTGCATGCGCACGCGCGCCTCGGGCGCATCGCTCCGGGGCCGCATCGCGAAGTGCACGACGAGCCCGAGACCAATGGACGAGAGGATGGACCGAAAGATGAGCCCCGCGACGTTGCCGCCGGGCGTGTAGAACGACGAGAGGCCGCTCAGCGAGACTGAGAAGCAGAGGACGACGATCTCGGTCAGGATGACGACGACCGCGAGCCCCTGCTCCAGCCGCGTCCACGACCGATCGAGACGCAAGAGCGGCGC
This genomic interval carries:
- a CDS encoding trypsin-like serine protease translates to MTLRALSPLALLALLAGPVACSAEAGDPEADDEESAIIGGQSSGSSDDAVVAIYRRNQLYCTGTLVAKNVVATALYCVSERDEAARTAVPMLGDRVRPTELTIRMGTKPTSKTSATVSKVIVTDPVKAESGVTVPMTSNNIAFLYVQPVDPAFSKIVPRRVATRSVEQGSTVTVIGYGGASEQVVRGGTPERLRKDVEVKLSVKERGQDAEGTLENGQTVTWKNKSREFVTSTVACGGDNGGPAFDSQGSLVGIVSAVIGSCVEGSLSVFTDVPSHAAFVQKSISEAKTIGCLNDDECGNATSGQVCDGKTNRCMRGCRAGGNGCANGATCSVQGRTSGAQGICRSTSGAQDASDPSYDLGAYVPPALPGMTCPGNPLCPTTPATRECRVDDECRGVNGSKPRVCDIPAGRCLDGCRVATAGMCAVGQACGAYEEDPLIGICQLAKPAAPPPGPPASPPVLQSEPPVAAPAATTEAPAVTAAAKKKKSAAKADDGGCSVSASSNRSASAWLTLAAPMLVALLRRRRRAA
- a CDS encoding trypsin-like serine protease; protein product: MRLRLLLPILAATAFPLSTACSQAASEDEGTEDELVGGEASGAEDDNVLLLVKDGKPLCTATLVAPNVLVTAHHCLGIARNGRVATTFQPGEITVRLGGTPGEKAAAVVTKIWRPQVTEPAAAGTTGGAATGGAAGAPGTTGTGTTPTEPAATEGTRMESADIAAVLVQPLDPAFDRLRPRRVRDRSISETETVRVVGWNANGPDGRIASLKRMKRSGVDVLADATQKTRVESPSDSAITVTNKAREFVTEAVACQGDDGAPAFDDQGNFVGLVAAVAGPCAAGSLSVFTDVVAQRSFITGVIAEMQRLECATDAKCATAGRICDVATFKCADGCRTGSVTCATGQRCAAPSETAGVPGVCSTGSPTTSSAGGDAGTVVTPIGDGGASTPAAASCTDQSCGGTTSAPKVCNAAKKECVAGCRVGASPGMCATGFDCKASAEDPTIGSCQAKAITAPAAPQLSPPARASEPAGSGGVSTGEDAPTSSAGADAGAKAKKKAAAKDEGGCAVGHVGSKSAAGGFALLAFALACIRRRRAA
- the thiC gene encoding phosphomethylpyrimidine synthase ThiC yields the protein MSNAFPDLPLRGALNPSTAAEGTNPGSFANAPAVGRPLAYSSPDTPGMPAPSAKTAWDFLPDGWRRDEQTGFAVAPAGFVAKTQLEHARLGVVTAEMRRVSEREPHLSPEAVRDEVASGRMIIPANRVHLGYGLDPMAIGRASRTKVNANLGASPVSSGTDLEVDKMRFAVRFGADTIMDLSTGGDLDACRDAIVRASTVPVGTVPIYSMIIGRKIEELSEKVILDAVLHQAKQGVDYFTIHAGVRRAHLAFVEKRLIGIVSRGGSLLAKWMLVHGRENPMFTLFDAICDVMREYDVSFSLGDGLRPGGLGDASDRAQLAELETLAELTERAWKKGCQVMVEGPGHVPFDQIEWNMKVQRRLCHGAPFYVLGPLVTDAFPGYDHITSSIGATAAAYHGASMLCYVTPKEHVGLPKAEDVKQGCVAYKIAAHAADVALGIPGSRDWDDAITKARAALNWEKQFELAFDGDTARALHDEDLDVDTDFCGMCGHDWCSVRISKEIVEFASGKAEGFARERVLKSPALTEEQQKILEQRGVLSPEEIHKLASKTRVVVGAAKGAKASCHSDVATDAETARLVQLRLSRDGDSSATSS
- a CDS encoding TRAP transporter large permease subunit, which translates into the protein MSAPTPNEGNMSRAAKVGLGIGGAAVSGIAFWGGLVAAGVALLALLGTPLFAIMGGSAELAWLLHKEAEYRHLRFISPPILDAHFSDSPILVTIPLFTFVGYVLAEAKTADRLVRAARSYLGWLPGGLAIVAVVASAVFTLLTGGSGVTIIAIGGLLYPALRKQKYSEAFALGLVTTGGSVGLLLPYSLPLLVFALVAHVDFAMAFKAVVVPGLLVIVLLSLYAAYIGVKEKVVREPPRLAEMASATWALKWELLIPLILMVGLGSGLASIDESAALVAAFTVLVEFFVIKDLSFKKDLGRITKASMAMAGAIIMILAMANAIMAFVVDQRIPTDVLNFLLKIGIEKKWQFLIMMNVFLLVLGMLMEGFSAILVAVPLLLPFVADLGIRRPEEFMSPFQLGMIFILNLEIAYCMPPLGLNLFIASFRFNRPVASLYKVVLPFAGILTFALVLVSAVPWFSNVGVAGDIEVARAKAAKEDRPPREAWLLECVQNDPTDPKPCTPADRAKWPDGRVPEKPALPTAPTTSATPAAPCNPDFGPCTPAPATGGSAEPCNPDFGPCTPAPAGSAPPKAADCNPDFGPCDPKGAPAAPSAPAAKPEDCNPDFGPCPPKGGTK
- a CDS encoding TRAP transporter small permease subunit, producing MAKTTEAEAAPSPWGAPLLRLDRSWTRLEQGLAVVVILTEIVVLCFSVSLSGLSSFYTPGGNVAGLIFRSILSSIGLGLVVHFAMRPRSDAPEARVRMHAFAVTGAAVVGLFLGRLWPNGGQEYATNMRAWIQNASAIMLIGGLRGLVTRLTLWLALLGASIATSKGKHINIDVATRYLPKKAVMPIAIVGWLAAAAVCFAASWAFVDGIAVTKFNAEAFRSCGGGKLCDTPVGERLATAQKGMASDLFLLGRQISLDVSTFPRVLAGKSYDMSGGAWNAWLKDSYDGWTKHFPKEGVDALMVGPEAVANPRMPAVSAPGGAAAQGLLVRDLNFILPFGLLVIGIKFVLRVLLVLSRQVSFDPDSAHGDEEENPHLVHGPADADATGGAS